One Anaerobranca californiensis DSM 14826 genomic window, TCTACAAAATAGAAAAACATTTATTAGAAGAGAAAAAATACCTACCTTTTATAACTAAATGGTGATAAAATGTTTGTGATATTAGTTTATGATGTAGAACAAAAGCGGGTTAACAAGGTATTAAAAACCTGTAGAAAGTATTTATATTGGGTACAAAACTCTGTTTTAGAAGGTGAGATTACTGAAAGTAAATTAACAAAATTAAAAATGGAGTTAGAAAAAATAATAAAAAAAGACAAAGATTCTGTGATTATCTATAGATTTCCAACTAAAAAGTATCAAGTAATAGAGACAATTGGTATTAAGAAAGGAGGAGAAGATAATATAATATAAAAATGTAAATACATAAATATAAACTGTCGTCGATCGTCAATAGCGTAAAAATCCCTGGAGATCGACGACAAACAAAAAATACTAAAAAAT contains:
- the cas2 gene encoding CRISPR-associated endonuclease Cas2, which codes for MFVILVYDVEQKRVNKVLKTCRKYLYWVQNSVLEGEITESKLTKLKMELEKIIKKDKDSVIIYRFPTKKYQVIETIGIKKGGEDNII